A stretch of Bacillota bacterium DNA encodes these proteins:
- a CDS encoding YraN family protein, translated as MNRQMLARIGEKMAEKAAIERGYQILNRNYRCRWGEIDLVLKSNDIVIFAEVKTRSTNRFGAPHEAVTPAKQRQLQKLGRWYASENNLKGFNFRFDVVAIMTDDAGISLRWYENAF; from the coding sequence GTGAATCGCCAGATGCTGGCCCGTATAGGAGAGAAGATGGCTGAAAAAGCCGCGATTGAACGTGGGTATCAAATTTTGAACAGGAACTACCGCTGTCGCTGGGGGGAGATTGATTTAGTTCTCAAATCCAATGATATTGTAATTTTTGCAGAGGTGAAAACCCGTAGCACAAATCGGTTTGGCGCCCCGCACGAAGCAGTGACTCCAGCAAAACAGAGGCAGCTTCAGAAGCTTGGCCGCTGGTATGCATCAGAAAACAACCTGAAGGGATTTAATTTCCGCTTTGATGTGGTGGCGATTATGACCGACGATGCAGGTATAAGCCTAAGGTGGTATGAGAACGCTTTTTGA
- a CDS encoding ribonuclease HII yields the protein MAKWQLEQELMNNGFTLVGGCDEVGRGPLAGPVVAAVTVFKDCRLEGLRDSKRLADKRRRQLSREICAQAVAVGIGVVQNETIDRVNILEATRLAMLSAWRHLHTKAGYLLIDAVDLPSLEGVVPCRSLVRGDQHCASIAAASIIAKVYRDKLMQHYHRLYPMYGFAANKGYPTAEHRAALQEHGPSPIHRRSFNGVETK from the coding sequence ATGGCGAAATGGCAACTGGAGCAGGAGTTAATGAATAATGGCTTTACGCTTGTGGGCGGTTGTGACGAAGTCGGTCGCGGCCCGTTAGCGGGCCCGGTGGTGGCGGCGGTCACAGTATTTAAAGATTGCCGTCTGGAAGGACTGCGGGATTCTAAACGGTTGGCCGACAAACGACGACGCCAACTGAGCCGGGAAATCTGTGCCCAAGCAGTGGCCGTGGGAATCGGTGTCGTTCAAAATGAAACCATCGATCGTGTCAATATCTTAGAGGCTACCCGCCTGGCAATGCTTTCCGCCTGGCGCCATTTACATACCAAAGCCGGGTATCTGCTGATCGATGCAGTGGATTTGCCCTCCCTAGAGGGTGTAGTGCCCTGCCGTTCATTGGTGCGGGGTGACCAACACTGTGCCTCGATAGCTGCCGCATCAATTATTGCCAAAGTCTATCGGGACAAGCTGATGCAGCATTATCACCGCTTGTATCCTATGTATGGTTTTGCTGCTAATAAGGGCTATCCAACTGCAGAACACCGCGCAGCGCTGCAAGAACACGGTCCCTCTCCGATACATAGAAGAAGTTTCAATGGGGTGGAAACAAAGTGA
- the ylqF gene encoding ribosome biogenesis GTPase YlqF has product MNIHWYPGHMAKTRRLIAEALKSVDCIVNLLDARLPESSQNPLLRELAGDKLTISVLTKADLADPVESETWCRQQTDALAVSLKNNKDKTKLLAFLQSVLSKRVRLRYQRPWRVMVVGIPNVGKSTLINLLAGRRSAQVGDRPGVTKTKQWIKISSKLELLDTPGILWPKLDDHLIALKLAAAGCIKDEILPVQEVATWLLADLQTAYPDKLAEKYGAGVLSLEGIGEKRGAFQKGGEINLDKAAELILRDFRSGRLGKISLDRQG; this is encoded by the coding sequence GTGAACATCCATTGGTATCCCGGGCATATGGCAAAAACCAGACGATTGATCGCCGAAGCTCTCAAGTCTGTGGACTGCATCGTCAACTTACTGGACGCACGCCTGCCGGAAAGCAGTCAAAACCCGCTCTTAAGGGAGCTGGCCGGTGACAAGCTGACTATTTCAGTTCTTACAAAAGCTGATTTGGCCGATCCTGTTGAGTCGGAAACTTGGTGTCGTCAGCAGACCGATGCCCTGGCAGTATCGCTGAAAAATAATAAAGATAAAACCAAACTGCTAGCGTTCCTGCAATCTGTGTTAAGCAAACGTGTCCGTTTGCGATATCAACGACCTTGGCGTGTAATGGTGGTGGGGATTCCCAATGTGGGTAAGTCCACGCTAATCAATCTTTTGGCAGGACGCCGATCAGCCCAGGTTGGGGATCGGCCGGGCGTAACCAAAACCAAGCAGTGGATTAAAATTTCTTCAAAATTGGAGTTGTTGGATACCCCGGGCATACTTTGGCCAAAGCTGGATGACCACCTAATTGCACTCAAGCTAGCAGCAGCCGGATGTATCAAGGATGAAATTCTACCTGTTCAGGAAGTGGCCACTTGGTTGCTTGCTGATTTGCAAACAGCTTACCCCGACAAACTGGCGGAAAAGTATGGTGCTGGCGTATTGAGTCTGGAAGGGATAGGAGAAAAAAGAGGAGCTTTTCAAAAGGGTGGCGAAATAAATTTAGATAAAGCCGCTGAGTTAATTCTCCGTGATTTCCGGAGCGGACGTTTGGGTAAAATCAGCTTGGACCGACAGGGGTGA
- a CDS encoding 50S ribosomal protein L19, giving the protein MKIIHEVEKEQFKKDIPDFKPGDTVRAHVRVVEGSRERIQIFEGVVIKRRGSGLRESFTLRRISYGVGVERTFPLHTPKIEKLEVVRRGRVRRAKLYYLRQLRGKAARIKEAKR; this is encoded by the coding sequence ATGAAAATCATTCATGAAGTTGAAAAAGAACAATTTAAAAAAGATATTCCCGATTTCAAACCGGGTGATACTGTCCGCGCCCATGTTCGGGTTGTAGAAGGTTCCCGGGAACGGATTCAGATTTTTGAAGGCGTTGTCATCAAGCGGCGCGGTTCCGGCCTGCGGGAGAGCTTTACATTGCGCAGAATTTCCTATGGCGTCGGTGTGGAAAGAACTTTCCCTTTGCATACGCCCAAAATTGAAAAGTTGGAAGTTGTGCGTCGGGGACGGGTACGTAGGGCAAAGCTTTACTACCTGCGTCAGCTTCGGGGCAAGGCTGCCCGAATCAAAGAAGCAAAACGCTAA
- the trmD gene encoding tRNA (guanosine(37)-N1)-methyltransferase TrmD, with product MRIDIVTVFPEVVQALTGFSMLKRALDKGLVEINAVDLRTFSTDKHRKVDDYPYGGGAGMVLKPEPLFRAIEFLTAGKPAAEIIALTPGGKQFSQGTARDLSGKEHLVLLCGHYEGIDQRVLDGPVTMEVSIGDYILTGGELPALVITDAVTRLLPGVLGNEDSAMDESFESGLLEYPHYTRPQIFRGMEVPDILLSGHHAEIARWRRQKALEKTRVRRPELLSD from the coding sequence ATGAGAATTGACATCGTGACAGTGTTTCCGGAAGTAGTCCAGGCGCTTACCGGGTTCAGCATGCTTAAGCGTGCCCTGGATAAGGGGCTGGTGGAGATAAATGCCGTCGACTTGCGTACGTTTTCTACAGATAAGCATCGCAAAGTTGATGATTATCCCTACGGCGGCGGTGCGGGCATGGTTCTCAAGCCGGAACCGCTGTTCCGTGCGATTGAATTTTTGACTGCTGGCAAGCCCGCTGCTGAAATCATTGCGTTGACTCCGGGAGGAAAACAGTTCTCTCAGGGCACAGCCCGTGATTTGTCCGGCAAAGAGCATCTGGTGCTGCTTTGTGGCCATTACGAGGGCATTGATCAGCGGGTTTTAGACGGTCCAGTGACAATGGAAGTCTCGATTGGCGACTATATTCTCACCGGCGGCGAACTGCCGGCGTTGGTAATAACCGATGCCGTTACCCGGCTGCTGCCAGGGGTGCTGGGCAATGAAGATTCGGCTATGGATGAGTCCTTTGAGAGCGGTCTGTTGGAATATCCCCACTATACCCGGCCCCAGATCTTTCGGGGCATGGAAGTGCCCGATATCTTGTTATCCGGGCACCATGCGGAAATTGCTCGTTGGCGTCGACAGAAGGCCCTGGAAAAAACCCGGGTCCGGCGTCCAGAGTTGTTGTCGGATTAG
- the rimM gene encoding 16S rRNA processing protein RimM, which translates to MLVIGEIVGAHGVRGDIKIYPLTDFPERFLEMDALCLRAADSKITEFELISARLHKNVIIVHLKGVDDRNAAEALRGREAVVPYEDAVPLPAGKWYIYQLIGARVSTEDGSTLGTITEVFSLPANDVFQVEAQGKRYLIPALKEVVLRIDVDSHEVIVRLQEGMLE; encoded by the coding sequence ATGTTGGTTATCGGTGAAATTGTTGGCGCCCATGGTGTCCGTGGCGATATAAAGATCTATCCGCTTACTGACTTTCCCGAGCGTTTCCTGGAAATGGACGCTTTATGTTTGCGCGCAGCTGATAGCAAAATTACCGAGTTCGAGCTGATTTCAGCGCGGCTGCATAAAAATGTTATCATTGTCCATCTAAAAGGCGTTGATGACAGGAATGCCGCGGAAGCGCTGCGAGGCCGAGAAGCAGTGGTGCCTTACGAGGATGCAGTGCCGCTTCCTGCTGGCAAGTGGTATATTTATCAGCTTATTGGAGCCAGGGTCAGTACAGAAGACGGTTCAACCTTGGGAACCATTACTGAGGTATTCAGTTTGCCTGCAAACGATGTTTTCCAGGTTGAAGCACAGGGAAAAAGGTACTTGATTCCAGCGCTGAAAGAAGTTGTTCTCCGGATAGATGTGGATAGCCACGAAGTCATTGTTCGCTTGCAGGAGGGAATGCTGGAATGA
- a CDS encoding KH domain-containing protein, which translates to MDALLEYVAKSLVDNPDAVQVTKKITSRNILLELKVAPEDMGKVIGKNGKIAKALRLVVSAAATKADKRVNVDIV; encoded by the coding sequence ATGGATGCTTTGTTGGAGTATGTAGCTAAGTCATTGGTGGACAATCCGGATGCGGTCCAGGTAACCAAAAAAATTACCAGCCGCAACATCCTGCTGGAACTGAAAGTCGCTCCGGAGGATATGGGCAAGGTTATCGGCAAGAACGGTAAAATTGCTAAGGCGCTGCGTTTGGTGGTCAGTGCTGCGGCCACCAAGGCCGATAAACGCGTAAATGTGGATATTGTTTAG
- the rpsP gene encoding 30S ribosomal protein S16, with amino-acid sequence MAVRMRLRRLGAKKNPFYRIVIADSRSPRDGRFIEEIGYYNPVSQPAEVKVDADKAREWLAKGAQPSDTVRGILKNQGIL; translated from the coding sequence ATGGCAGTGAGAATGCGTCTAAGAAGACTTGGAGCCAAGAAAAACCCTTTTTACAGGATTGTTATCGCGGATTCCAGATCACCCCGCGACGGCAGGTTTATTGAGGAAATCGGCTATTACAACCCCGTGTCCCAGCCCGCCGAAGTAAAGGTAGATGCTGACAAGGCTCGGGAGTGGTTGGCCAAGGGAGCCCAACCATCTGACACAGTTCGTGGTATCCTGAAAAACCAGGGTATTTTGTAA
- a CDS encoding signal recognition particle protein: protein MVFSGLSKRLQDIVGNLRGRGRLSEKDVKAALREIKLVLLEADVNFKVVKDFIKVLQERCVGSEVLNSLTPGQNVIKIVNEELTRLLGEASVDLETAKPISVYMLVGLQGMGKTTSAAKLARLLKSRGKKVALISLDTYRPAAMEQLELLASEIEVDYLDPAGADPVSRARAASKLLTDYDVAIFDTAGRLHVDEALMDELREVYALVDPTESILVVDAMTGQDAVNIAISFAGQNLVDSIILTKLDSDTRGGAAISMRAVTGKPIKFVGMGEKTDQLEVFHPDRMASQILGMGDVLTLIEKAQAAFDQEKALELQDKLRQQKFTLEDFREQLQQFRNMGSVEDMLGMLPGAHKLGNINFDEKEIARFDAIISSMTARERNNPEIINGSRRKRIARGSGTSVQQVNKLLKQFSMMQKMFKQLNPKKAHKKGKFPFPFKF, encoded by the coding sequence ATGGTATTTTCTGGACTATCCAAACGCCTGCAGGATATTGTCGGCAATTTGCGCGGTCGCGGTCGGCTTAGTGAAAAGGATGTAAAAGCTGCGCTCCGGGAGATTAAGCTGGTTTTGCTGGAGGCTGATGTTAATTTTAAAGTCGTCAAAGACTTTATCAAAGTTCTCCAGGAGCGTTGTGTTGGCAGCGAGGTGCTCAACTCGTTAACTCCTGGACAAAATGTAATCAAAATTGTCAATGAAGAGTTAACCCGGTTGCTGGGTGAGGCCAGTGTCGACCTTGAGACCGCCAAGCCAATATCTGTTTATATGCTGGTAGGCCTACAGGGAATGGGGAAGACCACCTCCGCTGCAAAACTTGCCCGGCTTCTAAAAAGTCGAGGCAAAAAAGTGGCCTTAATCAGTCTCGACACATACCGGCCTGCGGCCATGGAACAACTGGAATTATTAGCCTCTGAAATCGAAGTGGATTATCTTGATCCCGCTGGCGCTGACCCGGTTTCCCGGGCCCGGGCTGCCAGCAAATTATTGACTGATTATGATGTCGCCATCTTTGATACCGCCGGTCGGCTGCATGTGGACGAGGCGTTGATGGACGAATTGCGCGAAGTATATGCACTTGTTGATCCCACTGAATCCATTTTGGTGGTTGACGCGATGACTGGTCAGGATGCAGTCAATATTGCCATCAGTTTTGCAGGACAGAATCTTGTGGATAGTATAATTCTTACAAAGCTAGACAGTGATACGAGAGGTGGCGCGGCTATTTCCATGCGCGCCGTAACCGGAAAGCCAATAAAATTTGTCGGTATGGGTGAAAAAACTGACCAGTTGGAGGTATTTCATCCCGACCGCATGGCGTCTCAGATTCTTGGTATGGGCGATGTGCTGACTCTGATTGAGAAAGCACAGGCCGCTTTCGACCAAGAGAAGGCCCTGGAACTGCAAGATAAATTACGTCAGCAAAAATTCACGCTTGAAGATTTCAGGGAGCAATTACAGCAATTTCGCAATATGGGCTCTGTGGAAGATATGTTGGGCATGCTTCCGGGAGCACATAAGTTAGGAAACATTAATTTTGACGAGAAAGAGATTGCCCGCTTTGACGCAATAATCTCGTCAATGACAGCCAGGGAGCGAAATAATCCGGAGATAATTAACGGCTCTCGGCGCAAACGGATTGCCAGGGGAAGCGGCACCAGCGTTCAGCAGGTAAACAAGCTGCTTAAACAGTTCTCGATGATGCAAAAAATGTTTAAACAGTTGAACCCGAAAAAAGCACACAAGAAGGGAAAATTTCCTTTCCCATTTAAATTTTAA
- a CDS encoding YlxM family DNA-binding protein, which translates to MSIEKTTRLNMLYDFYAVLLTDRQRELFESYYQFDLTLAEIAENLSISRQAVYDMLRRVISQLENYEQKLALLSKHQMRSELISELQTSLKAKSVDRELLTLAEKIKEL; encoded by the coding sequence TTGTCAATTGAAAAAACAACCCGTCTTAATATGCTCTATGATTTTTATGCGGTTCTGTTGACAGACCGCCAGCGGGAATTGTTTGAGTCCTATTACCAATTTGATTTGACGCTGGCAGAAATTGCTGAGAATTTATCCATCAGCAGGCAGGCTGTGTATGACATGCTGCGGCGGGTGATAAGCCAATTAGAGAATTATGAACAAAAATTAGCTTTATTGTCCAAACATCAAATGCGTTCGGAGCTAATCTCCGAATTGCAAACCAGTCTAAAAGCTAAATCTGTTGACAGAGAGTTACTAACTCTAGCTGAGAAAATCAAAGAATTATGA
- the ftsY gene encoding signal recognition particle-docking protein FtsY translates to MQFMGLLDKLGRGLAKTRAKLKDSLADIVSGSGGSRTEILEELEEFLLLADVGPSATEKLLDDLRQTKPAPDQLAHSLKAGLQELLQAGDVARESKIIVLVGVNGSGKTTTVGKLCHRFKNENKTPFVIGCDTFRAAADRQLEAWCQRTNTECIIGKPKSDPASVIYDGLNSGQAQKADVIICDTAGRLHVNKNLMRELEKIVRVARKIGEENVEVLMTIDAGTGQAAIDQFAVFHEWIKPDGIILTKLDGTAKGGIAVALVQKYQVPVRYLGVGETLDDLLAFSSGEYVDALIPETVND, encoded by the coding sequence ATGCAGTTTATGGGCTTGCTTGACAAATTAGGCAGAGGACTGGCAAAAACTCGTGCCAAACTCAAGGACTCCCTAGCAGATATCGTTTCTGGCAGCGGTGGGTCCCGGACAGAAATTCTTGAAGAGTTGGAGGAATTTCTGTTGTTGGCTGATGTAGGTCCCAGTGCTACCGAAAAACTGTTGGACGACTTGCGACAAACTAAGCCGGCACCGGACCAATTGGCCCACTCTTTAAAGGCTGGCTTGCAAGAATTGCTTCAAGCTGGCGATGTCGCAAGAGAGAGTAAAATTATTGTTTTGGTTGGCGTAAACGGATCTGGAAAGACCACAACTGTTGGCAAGCTTTGCCACCGCTTTAAAAATGAGAATAAAACCCCATTTGTGATAGGCTGTGATACTTTTCGCGCCGCGGCTGATCGCCAGTTGGAAGCTTGGTGTCAACGTACAAATACTGAATGTATAATTGGTAAACCAAAATCCGACCCCGCATCAGTAATTTATGACGGCCTGAATTCTGGTCAGGCACAAAAGGCTGATGTAATTATTTGCGATACAGCCGGGCGCCTGCATGTTAATAAGAATTTAATGCGCGAATTGGAGAAAATTGTCAGAGTGGCCCGTAAAATTGGCGAAGAAAATGTGGAAGTCTTGATGACCATCGATGCGGGAACCGGTCAGGCTGCCATTGATCAGTTTGCCGTTTTTCACGAGTGGATAAAGCCGGATGGTATTATTCTTACCAAGCTTGATGGAACTGCCAAGGGCGGCATTGCTGTTGCTTTGGTGCAAAAATACCAGGTCCCTGTCCGCTATTTGGGTGTGGGGGAAACCCTTGACGACCTGCTGGCATTTTCTAGCGGGGAGTATGTGGACGCCCTGATACCGGAGACAGTTAATGACTGA
- the smc gene encoding chromosome segregation protein SMC → MQLTKLEVYGFKSFSERTELNFSPGITAFVGPNGCGKSNVVDAIRWVLGEQNPRTIRANKMEDVFFAGSQKSLYKNYAEVSIVLDNSHHTLPLDFNEITLTRRLYRSGESEYFINRVPCRLKDIQELLATASLGKGTYAIIGQGQVEEVINSRPEERRLMFEEAAGISVYKIRKKDAFKKLSDTRANLTRLEDIIHELDAQQADLAAGAQRARRFLQLKDEYDKLELVQWANRYSDLTEKLTEQADNKTAALAIVDGKNNELAALASNLQHLSQQLSSVQEQASGIRQKKTKLASDITAADYQLRLANERLQDYLTMRSKSEEEMHKLQAEILDLQQHVEAEKKKVFQFSRQKELFNTALDRNQRVLEAIRRIDAKLTSYLSRTDNEIIGAVTQSSKATSDQDQAKVLAAELTEQVKSLSERLQHHQQELALQRRTIDAETNKKADLTKQNHADKLRLEAIKQQISELEQNRAQIADTHQRARNHIDGLKQQVQVISTMDADYEGYGYGPRNVLQAAGKGKLSGIIGAVAEIIKVKKPDYTLAVETALGASMQNIVCQDDVACQKAIEYLKQSGRGRATFIPQTVNSHPRTNSSLPTEAVGIAADLVEYDSKLQPVVNMLLGNVLVVNKLEDAVKIARQANQRYKIVTIEGDIINRGFYTGGAPSKNKGGILQRKARLQRLATEIRLGEEQLKTAHEKLLNQDKELAEKRAARAEVSARLERSQEEVLSLNAKLQRLQAEFEQQEQREQELKELLIQEQTKLGATQAIINSLDSEVSSGQVNLKQLQSTKNKLQAYKSEIEAQHTLWSSAENRLQLTLLSIKNEEQNAEQQLRQLHKQITSVESQLETNQEAQARYQQQIEGLDAQIANLQATGRENRSMELKLESELSALESEAVSIQLKLDEGEQARSAIEAEISRIRSSIHEADLKQARWQAEKEALEKELAEKFRIDCQSALAHKDSALGTTELNRRLKAIKTEILDLGEVNIAAIKQYDKFRERLQFLSSQRNDLLAAEQDITTLIQELDAKISEMFSETFSQVQKNFTEIFKTLFRGGTAYLSLSNQEDLFESGVEIFAQPPGKRIQSLSLLSGGEKAMTAIALLFALLSVKPVPFCILDEIEAALDDVNIVRFAGYLSKLAESMQFILITHRRETMEHAHSLYGVTIDTAGSSRLISVTLNNQSKKGDAVYGLA, encoded by the coding sequence ATGCAACTTACCAAATTAGAAGTATACGGATTTAAATCTTTTTCAGAGCGGACTGAGCTCAATTTTTCCCCCGGGATAACTGCCTTTGTCGGGCCAAATGGTTGTGGCAAAAGCAATGTAGTTGATGCAATACGCTGGGTGTTGGGCGAGCAAAATCCACGAACAATCAGGGCCAACAAAATGGAAGATGTCTTTTTTGCAGGCAGCCAAAAGAGTCTTTATAAAAACTATGCAGAAGTAAGTATTGTTCTGGACAACTCTCACCATACACTTCCCCTTGATTTTAATGAAATTACCCTGACCCGTAGGCTTTATCGCTCCGGCGAAAGTGAGTATTTTATAAACCGAGTGCCCTGTCGCTTAAAAGATATCCAAGAGCTGTTGGCGACAGCTTCTTTGGGAAAAGGTACATATGCGATAATCGGTCAGGGGCAAGTTGAAGAAGTTATTAACAGCCGCCCGGAAGAACGCAGGCTGATGTTTGAAGAAGCCGCTGGTATTTCGGTGTATAAGATTCGCAAAAAAGATGCATTTAAAAAGTTGTCAGATACCCGGGCCAACTTAACTCGCCTGGAAGATATTATTCATGAACTTGATGCCCAGCAGGCAGATTTGGCTGCTGGGGCCCAACGGGCCAGAAGGTTTTTGCAACTTAAAGATGAATACGACAAATTGGAGTTGGTGCAGTGGGCCAACCGGTATAGCGATTTGACAGAAAAACTAACCGAGCAAGCCGATAACAAAACAGCCGCGCTGGCTATCGTGGACGGGAAAAACAATGAGCTTGCCGCTCTGGCGTCAAATCTTCAACATCTTAGCCAGCAACTAAGTTCAGTTCAGGAGCAGGCGTCAGGGATACGACAGAAAAAAACCAAACTTGCCAGCGATATCACGGCCGCAGATTATCAGTTGCGATTGGCAAATGAACGGCTTCAGGATTATCTGACTATGCGCAGTAAATCCGAGGAAGAAATGCATAAACTCCAGGCCGAAATTTTGGACCTGCAGCAGCATGTAGAGGCGGAGAAAAAGAAAGTTTTTCAATTCTCCAGACAAAAAGAATTATTTAATACTGCCTTGGATCGTAATCAACGGGTGTTGGAAGCAATCAGGCGCATAGACGCCAAGCTTACCTCCTATTTGTCCCGGACCGATAATGAGATTATTGGCGCAGTTACCCAGAGTTCCAAAGCAACCTCTGACCAGGACCAGGCCAAGGTATTGGCCGCAGAACTTACTGAGCAAGTCAAATCGCTGTCTGAACGTCTTCAACACCATCAACAAGAGCTCGCCCTCCAAAGGCGAACCATCGACGCGGAAACGAACAAGAAGGCCGACCTGACAAAGCAAAATCATGCCGATAAACTCCGGCTGGAGGCAATCAAACAACAAATTTCAGAACTAGAACAAAACCGGGCGCAAATTGCAGATACCCACCAAAGGGCGCGTAACCATATTGACGGACTAAAACAGCAGGTTCAGGTTATCAGCACAATGGACGCTGACTATGAGGGCTATGGTTATGGTCCCCGCAATGTTCTGCAAGCTGCTGGCAAGGGCAAGTTATCGGGCATTATCGGCGCCGTCGCTGAGATTATCAAGGTAAAAAAACCAGATTACACTTTGGCGGTGGAGACGGCTTTGGGCGCCAGCATGCAGAACATAGTTTGTCAAGATGATGTGGCCTGTCAAAAGGCGATCGAGTATTTAAAGCAATCCGGTCGCGGGCGCGCGACTTTTATCCCCCAAACGGTCAATAGTCATCCCAGAACTAATTCCTCATTGCCTACTGAGGCTGTTGGAATTGCTGCCGATCTTGTGGAGTATGATTCTAAACTGCAGCCGGTAGTCAATATGCTTTTGGGCAATGTCCTTGTGGTTAATAAACTAGAGGACGCCGTCAAGATTGCACGCCAGGCAAATCAACGCTACAAAATTGTTACCATTGAAGGGGACATAATAAACAGAGGATTTTATACCGGAGGCGCTCCCAGTAAAAATAAAGGCGGTATTCTCCAGCGCAAAGCAAGGTTGCAAAGGCTGGCAACCGAAATTAGGTTAGGCGAAGAGCAGCTTAAAACTGCTCACGAAAAATTGCTGAATCAGGACAAGGAGTTGGCAGAGAAACGCGCTGCCCGGGCCGAAGTCTCCGCCAGGCTTGAACGCAGTCAAGAAGAGGTCCTTTCGCTGAACGCAAAATTGCAACGGCTTCAGGCTGAATTTGAACAACAAGAACAGCGGGAGCAGGAGCTCAAGGAGTTATTGATCCAGGAACAAACTAAGCTCGGCGCCACGCAAGCGATAATAAACAGCCTTGATAGCGAAGTCAGCAGCGGGCAAGTAAACCTAAAGCAGTTACAATCTACCAAGAACAAGCTGCAAGCATATAAATCCGAGATAGAGGCTCAGCACACCCTTTGGTCATCTGCGGAAAATCGTTTACAACTTACATTACTCTCAATTAAAAATGAAGAGCAGAATGCTGAGCAACAGCTCCGCCAACTGCACAAACAAATAACCTCTGTAGAGAGCCAATTGGAAACTAACCAGGAAGCCCAGGCGCGTTATCAGCAACAGATTGAAGGTTTAGATGCACAGATTGCCAATCTGCAGGCAACAGGCCGGGAAAACCGAAGCATGGAGCTCAAGCTGGAGAGTGAACTAAGCGCTTTGGAGAGCGAAGCTGTCTCTATCCAGCTCAAGCTTGATGAAGGGGAGCAAGCACGCTCAGCAATCGAGGCAGAGATCTCTCGCATTAGGAGCAGCATACATGAAGCAGACTTAAAACAGGCCCGTTGGCAAGCGGAGAAAGAGGCACTTGAAAAAGAGCTGGCAGAAAAGTTCCGTATTGACTGCCAGTCGGCTTTGGCTCATAAGGATTCCGCTCTGGGTACAACGGAGCTTAATCGCCGTTTGAAAGCGATTAAGACAGAAATTCTTGATCTCGGTGAAGTTAATATCGCTGCTATAAAGCAGTACGATAAGTTCCGGGAACGTTTACAATTTTTATCCAGTCAGCGCAACGATTTATTGGCTGCAGAACAGGATATCACCACATTGATTCAGGAACTAGATGCCAAAATTAGTGAGATGTTCAGTGAAACCTTCAGTCAGGTCCAGAAAAATTTCACTGAAATATTTAAGACTTTGTTTCGGGGTGGCACTGCCTATCTCTCCCTGAGCAATCAAGAAGATTTGTTTGAGTCCGGGGTAGAAATTTTTGCCCAACCACCAGGAAAACGAATTCAAAGTCTGTCTCTGCTGTCCGGCGGCGAGAAAGCAATGACAGCGATTGCCCTGTTATTCGCATTGTTGTCTGTAAAGCCAGTACCGTTTTGCATTCTGGATGAAATTGAGGCAGCATTGGATGATGTCAATATCGTCAGATTCGCCGGTTATTTGAGCAAGTTGGCCGAATCAATGCAGTTTATTTTAATAACCCACCGCCGGGAAACGATGGAGCATGCCCATAGTCTGTATGGGGTAACCATCGACACGGCAGGCTCCTCGCGACTAATTTCAGTTACGCTTAATAATCAATCAAAAAAAGGTGATGCAGTTTATGGGCTTGCTTGA